The following proteins come from a genomic window of Maylandia zebra isolate NMK-2024a linkage group LG22, Mzebra_GT3a, whole genome shotgun sequence:
- the yars1 gene encoding tyrosine--tRNA ligase, cytoplasmic yields MADQLSPDEKFNLITRNLQEVLGEEKVKQVLQERALRVYWGTATTGKPHVAYFVPMSKIADFLKAGCEVTVLFADLHAYLDNMKAPWELLELRVKYYEQVIKAMLESISVPLDKLKFVKGTDFQLSREYTLDVYRLSSMVTEHDAKKAGAEVVKQVEHPLLSGLLYPGLQALDEEYLKVDAQFGGVDQRKIFTLAEKYLPSLGYAKRAHLMNPMVPGLTGAKMSSSEEESKIDLLDSKEDVKKKLKKAFCEPGNIQNNGVLSFVKYVLFPLRGVFSIKRDAKWGGDKVYSVFEEVEKDFVAEMIHPGDLKASVEDALNELLEPIRKKFESPELRKLTSNAYPDPSKTKAGGKGVKAGGGGDGGGGEDDELAPSRLDIRVGKILSVEKHPDAESLYLEKIDVGEPEPRTVVSGLVAYISQEDLQDRLVLVLCNLKPQKMRGIESQAMLLCASIEGEPRKVEPLDPPEGSLPGDRVFVEGYESGKPDDRLNPKKKVWEKLQVDLKISDECVAQWKDKQLMTKLGQITCKTLKGGNIS; encoded by the exons ATGGCAGATCAGCTGAGTCCAGATGAGAAATTTAACCTCATCACCAGGAACCTCCAG GAGGTCCTTGGAGAGGAGAAGGTGAAGCAGGTCCTTCAGGAGAGAGCGCTCAGGGTTTACTGGGGCACAGCAACCACTGGCAAACCCCACGTAGCTTACTTTGTCCCCATGTCTAAGATAGCAGACTTCCTCAAAGCTGGATGTGAG GTCACTGTTCTGTTTGCAGACTTGCATGCTTACCTAGACAACATGAAAGCTCCCTGGGAGCTGCTGGAGCTCAGGGTCAAATACTATGAGCAGGTTATCAAGGCCATGCTGGAGAGCATCAGTGTGCCTCTGGATAAACTCAAGTTTGTCAAAGGAACTGACTTCCAGCTCAGCAG GGAGTACACTCTGGATGTGTACCGCCTGTCCTCCATGGTGACAGAGCACGATGCTAAGAAGGCTGGAGCTGAGGTGGTGAAACAGGTGGAGCATCCTCTCCTGAGTGGTCTGCTGTACCCCGGCCTACAG GCTCTGGATGAGGAGTATTTGAAAGTGGATGCTCAGTTTGGAGGTGTTGACCAGAGGAAGATTTTCACTCTGGCAGAGAAG TACCTGCCCTCTCTCGGCTACGCTAAACGTGCCCACCTGATGAACCCGATGGTGCCGGGGCTGACGGGGGCTAAGATGAGCTCTTCAGAAGAG GAATCGAAAATCGATCTCCTGGACTCCAAAGAGGATGtaaagaagaagctgaagaaggctTTCTGTGAGCCGGGCAACATCCAGAACAATGGAGTTCTCTCTTTTGTCAAATATGTCCTCTTCCCTCTACGAGGAG TGTTCTCCATCAAGAGAGATGCAAAGTGGGGCGGAGACAAAGTTTACAGTGTGTTTGAGGAAGTGGAGAAGGACTTCGTTGCAGAG ATGATCCACCCTGGAGACCTGAAGGCCTCTGTGGAGGATGCACTAAATGAGCTACTGGAGCCAATTAGAAAGAAGTTCGAGTCTCCTGAGCTCCGTAAACTTACCAGCAACGCCTATCCTGATCCCTCAAAGACAA AAGCAGGAGGGAAGGGCGTTAAggccggaggaggaggagatggtggTGGAGGAGAGGACGATGAGCTGGCTCCATCCAGACTGGACATCAGAGTGGgaaagatcctcagtgtggagaAG CATCCAGACGCTGAGTCTCTGTACCTGGAGAAGATCGATGTAGGAGAGCCTGAGCCGAGGACGGTAGTCAGTGGGCTGGTGGCCTACATTTCACAGGAGGACCTGCAGGACAGACTGGTGTTGGTGCTGTGCAATCTGAAACCCCAGAAGATGCGTGGGATCGAGTCTCAAGCCATGCTGCTGTGTGCCTCTAT TGAGGGCGAGCCCAGAAAGGTGGAGCCTCTGGATCCTCCAGAAGGTTCGTTGCCAGGGGACAGGGTCTTTGTGGAAGGGTATGAGTCAGGCAAGCCAGATGATAGACTTAACCCAAAGAAGAAGGTGTGGGAGAAACTCCAG GTTGACCTAAAGATATCAGACGAGTGTGTAGCTCAGTGGAAAGACAAGCAGCTGATGACCAAACTGGGGCAGATCACATGTAAGACGCTCAAAGGAGGGAACATCAGTTAA
- the LOC101468951 gene encoding SOSS complex subunit C, protein MAANPPGQGFQNKTRVAILAELDKEKRRLLQSQSMNSPGANIPLSSRPSLKEVRDSAEQQHIAAQQKAALQHAHVHSSGFFITQDSSFGNLILPVLPRLEPDF, encoded by the coding sequence ATGGCTGCTAACCCGCCGGGACAGGGCTTTCAGAACAAGACCCGTGTGGCCATCCTGGCGGAGCTGGACAAGGAGAAGAGGCGGCTGCTGCAGAGCCAGTCCATGAACAGCCCCGGAGCCAACATCCCGCTGTCGTCCAGACCCAGCCTGAAGGAGGTGAGGGACAGCGCCGAGCAGCAGCACATCGCAGCCCAACAGAAGGCCGCCCTGCAGCACGCTCACGTCCACTCCTCCGGGTTCTTCATCACCCAGGACTCCTCGTTTGGGAACCTCATCCTCCCGGTGCTCCCCCGGCTGGAGCCCGACTTCTGA
- the mfsd2ab gene encoding sodium-dependent lysophosphatidylcholine symporter 1-B — protein MAKGEGAEQYSNASLLNKPGNSDGIQLAKRHEQNRLSVCNKICYAIGGAPYQITGCALGFFLQIYLLDVAQIDPFYASIILFVGRAWDAVTDPTVGFLVSRSPWTRFGRMLPWIVLSTPLAVISYFLIWYVPPFENGKVIWYLFFYCLFQSLQTCFHVPYSALTMFISSEQKERDSATAYRMTVEVLGTLLGTAIQGQIVGLANAPCIPGPADILAEPSNFSASPGLNESKPVISLEHTRTAYMIASGVICLIYIICAVVLFFGVREQKESSRPRSEPMSFFQGIKLVMGYGPYAKLVMAFLFTSLGFMLLEGNFALFCSATLGFRNDFQNILLVIMLSATLAIPFWQWFLTRFGKKTAVYVGTLVVIPFMILVVSLKSNLAVTYICSFAAGVGVAVAFLLPWSMLPDVVDDFQVQNPDFTGHEALFYSFYVFFTKFASGVSLGISTLSLDFAGYISRGCSQPKEVDLTLKLLVSAAPIALMAIGLSIIYSYPINEEKRQANRKLLQDLRENEADSETDSAELANVV, from the exons CATGAGCAGAACAGGTTATCAGTCTGCAACAAGATATGCTATGCCATCGGGGGAGCTCCGTACCAGATCACAGGATGCGCCCTGGGCTTCTTTTTGCAGATCTATCTACTGGACGTAGCACAG ATCGATCCCTTCTATGCTTCCATCATCTTGTTTGTTGGGCGAGCTTGGGACGCCGTAACGGACCCCACAGTGGGCTTCCTGGTCTCTCGAAGCCCGTGGACGCGTTTTGGACGCATGCTGCCCTG GATCGTACTGTCAACCCCTCTGGCTGTGATTTCCTACTTCCTCATATGGTACGTTCCTCCCTTTGAGAATGGCAAAGTCATCTGGTACCTCTTCTTCTACTGCCTCTTCCAGAGCCTCCAAACT TGCTTCCATGTGCCATACTCGGCCCTCACCATGTTCATCAGCTCagagcagaaagagagagactctGCGACTGCCTACA GGATGACGGTGGAGGTTTTGGGCACCCTGCTCGGTACGGCGATCCAGGGCCAGATCGTCGGCTTGGCAAACGCTCCCTGCATCCCGGGGCCCGCCGATATCCTGGCGGAGCCGAGCAACTTCTCTGCGTCCCCTGGACTTAATGAGTCTAAGCCTGTCATCTCCCTGGAGCACACG AGAACAGCCTACATGATCGCGTCGGGTGTGATCTGCTTGATTTACATCATCTGTGCTGTCGTGCTGTTCTTCGGTGTGAGAGAACAAAAAG agTCTTCTCGTCCCAGGTCTGAGCCCATGTCCTTCTTTCAGGGGATTAAGCTGGTGATGGGGTATGGACCATATGCCAAACTGGTCATGGCCTTCCTCTTTACCTCACTAGGTTTCATG CTCCTGGAGGGAAACTTTGCCCTGTTCTGCAGCGCCACACTGGGTTTCAGGAACGACTTCCAGAATATTCTGCTGGTCATCATG CTCTCCGCTACTCTGGCCATTCCCTTCTGGCAGTGGTTTCTGACTCGTTTTGGAAAGAAGACAGCGGTTTACGTTGGCACACTG GTTGTGATTCCTTTCATGATCCTGGTGGTGTCCCTGAAGAGTAACCTGGCTGTCACCTACATCTGCTCCTTTGCTGCTGGCGTTGGAGTGGCTGTCGCCTTCCTGCTACCTTG GTCTATGCTGCCCGATGTCGTCGACGACTTCCAAGTGCAAAATCCTGACTTCACCGGCCACGAAGCGCTCTTCTATTCCTTCTATGTCTTCTTCACCAAGTTTGCTTCTGGAGTCTCTCTCGGCATCTCTACTCTTAGTTTAGA CTTTGCGGGTTACATCAGCCGAGGCTGCTCTCAACCTAAGGAAGTGGACTTGACGTTGAAATTACTGGTTTCGGCGGCACCCATAGCTCTGATGGCGATTGGCCTGTCCATAATTTACTCTTACCCGATCAATGAGGAGAAGAGGCAAGCTAACCGCAAACTCCTACAGGACCTGAG GGAGAATGAGGCGGACTCTGAAACGGACTCAGCAGAACTAGCCAACGTGGTCTAG